TGACAAGTAAGCCcatgggcaaacttgtctttaatcaatatttctttctcactttcctccgaaaataataaaataatatggcGGGTGtctagcagctaattaccatatttttacaGTGTCCATGGGAAGATACATGTTTTTTGAGTGTCTCACAGCAAAGATCATAAAATTTAAGTGTTCTGTAGTACATTTTACCATTATTATATAGTTCGTAGGATATATCCATCTCTCCATCCCAAAGTTTTACAGAATGCCAACATAATTCGGATGATAAGACAATTATTAAGAGCAAATCGTATTGCTAAATCACCATCAATGATTGGCAAAGAGTTGTATAGATAACAACATGtgtactacttcctctgtttcataatgtaagtctttctagcattgctcatattcatatagatgttaatgaatctatgtgtgtctagattcattagcatctatatgaatatgggtaatgctagaaagtcttatattatgaaacggagggagtacatcattTATTTCTCTTCTTGACACTTTTGCAACAGGAGCTATAATTGAAGCCAATTTGTTCCCCGTAAAGTACCTGCATATAAGATTTAATTTATTAACATTAGAGTTATCGAAAACCATTTCATTACGACTTAACCATATAACCCATCACATTGTAGATGTCCTAACTAACAATTGTTTTTAAACTTAAAGTGATTCCAAATGAGACGACGGAGATAGGTTTCTCGATGGAAGATTCTCTATCTATAGACAATGAGTGCTAAAGTGACGGAAATTGAGAGAACTAAtagtgctattaaagtgaacaggtaACTTACAACAAAAAGATCAACATTTGATGCTATATAATCAATTTTGCTAAAAAGAATTGTTTAACACTTTTGATGCCTTGGATAAGAAAGCAGAAAGAGAGTTTGTTGTTCAGACGAAGAAACCTTAGGCAATGTTTAGATAATAGATTGATACAAATATCGAGAGAGGAAGAAATAAAAACGGTATCAAAAGACGAAGGTAAAAGAGTTATTCATGAGAGATGTCAATACTAAATATTTTCATCTAGTTGTGGAAGGAAACGTAGAGAAACCGAGATCTTTTGGTTCCAAGATGAGGACAGAATAGTAAACGGGGAAGAAACCCTAAAAAGCTCATATCACTTTGCATGTAAAGGCTGGGTTTatctattccattattaaaataACGTTTATCACATCTTATTAAAAAGGTCATTTTGGTTCACCCGACGGTAATCAATTCTCTTTGCTTGAATCTCAAAGAGAGCTATTATTCCTCAAGTTAGGCAACTACAAAACGTGGTATTAACtaaaatgtttgaaaaaaaaaagaggcaattTTCCAAATGCAATATACTAAAGCACCATGATCGAAAATAGGTTCCAGCTGAATTTTACTAGGCCTTCTCAGAAGTAATTTAGCCGAACTTGATGGTGttatctactctctccgtttcagggcataagacgttttgactttggtcaaagtcatcaagtttgactaattctgtagaaaaatatagaaatatttacAACTCcagcatagtttcattaaatttgtaattgaataaatttttataatatatttgtcttgggttaaaaatattactattttttctataaaattagttaaacttagagtagtttaactttgactaaagtcaaaacatcttacgATCTGAAACAGTgggagtattaactatttaatTTTCACAAAGGTACATTACCTCCTTTTAGGCTTAATTTTGGGACTATCATTTTGAGACCGAAATGCAGAGAGGCAATTAAAATCCAACAATATAGACCGATCTACCCGTTAACCATGAGTTTTAAAACTTTTACTAAAGTCGAACGAGCTGAACTCCAGCCGCCTACAGGAGTGACCCGAAAAAGTTATAAGCCCAACCTAGCCAGCTTTCTTTACCAGGATATGAATGGAGTTCTCTTGAATATATTGTGGTTGATATGCTAGCGATTCTAATCAGCCGGGCAAAGAAAAAAGACAGACAAATAATAACAGAAGTGGTTCCACATTTAGTCGACGAATGAATTGTTTGTCTTGGCTAATGGCTATATCATTACCAGCCGGTGTCGGCGCCGGTGCAGGTGTGCTCGCCGGGGAGAGTCCCAGAGCGGCGCAGTCCTTGCCGAATGCACCTAAGTAATAACACCATCAGCAGCAGGCAGCAAGGTTCAGGCatcgaaaagaaaaaagaaaattcaatgCTTGCTTTCTTCGATCTGGCTAAGCTTACAATTCTTGATGCAGGGGAGCTCGGTGAGGTTGAGCATGTTGACGAATCCCGGCGAGCAGGCGCAGTGGTAGCTGAACCCTTCCTCCTTCACGCACTGCCCTCCCGGCCCGCAGTTGACCGCAACGCAAGctgcaatataaaaaaaaatgtttatgcaAAACACTGCTATGTAATGGCAGTAGAAGCAATCCagattgtttgtttttttctgatCCGATAAATCGTATTATTTATACTAACACATCAATTGCTGATAGTGGAATTTTTTTCTCGAGATTTGCtctggtccaacaaaaagtaacTCGAAATATCAGTACCTCACGATACCAAATCGTGAAATATcagtacctcacggtaccaaatcgttttcgattaatccaacgatcgaaaacgatttggtaccgtgaggtactgATATttcgaggtactttttgttggaccggagcgaatatcttttttttaactggTAGTGGAACTCATAAATCAATATTTGAGATAACAACAATAATACTTGTAGTAAAATACTTTCGGCAGAAATGGTATAGAAAAACTGAAACAATCCGTCATGTGATCATGGATCAGCTTACTTACTGTTAGTGAGCGGGATGCCGCCCTTGGGCataggggcggagctagagcgaAACAGAGGGTGGtgccacttgcttaatttactctactttagatcGAGTTTAAGCTGATACGGATGCctaagtttgtattgagggggtgcatacatggtgaaaataga
The sequence above is drawn from the Oryza glaberrima chromosome 10, OglaRS2, whole genome shotgun sequence genome and encodes:
- the LOC127785716 gene encoding uncharacterized protein LOC127785716 gives rise to the protein MDLTNLAGTVDSACFNTSISLPKQPRAASRSLTVTCVAVNCGPGGQCVKEEGFSYHCACSPGFVNMLNLTELPCIKNCAFGKDCAALGLSPASTPAPAPTPAGTLRGTNWLQL